GGGCGTCATTTGAAACAAGCCGCCGTGCGCGACGCCCGCGTTGTTCACCAGCGCGTCAATGGTTATCTTGTCTCTCCGGAGCTGCTTGACACATTCTTTCATCAAAGCGGCGTCAAGCATGTCGAAACAAACGGGAAGAACATTTTCTGTATCTATTTCCCGTGGTTTGCGGGAATGGGCAACGACGCGCCAACCATTTTCCAGAAACTTTTCCGCCGCAGCTTTGCCTATTCCCCGGTTAGAACCGGTAATAAATACAGTTTTCATTTATAGGATATAGCCCCCGTCCACGCCCAGCACCTGAGCGGTAATATAGTTGGAGCTGTCTGACGCAAAGAACAAGACGGCGTTCGCGATATCTTCGGCGGTTCCGACGCGGTGCATTCCGACGTTGTTGTCCACGTAGCCTTTCAATATTTTATCATCCGTGCTTTACGTATACATAACGCGCTGACGTTATTTGACCTCCAAGATACAAATTCATTCTCAATGACGACATATTGTTGGAGGAAACTGCGCCGCATAAGGTCTTGGCACCAGCTTC
The Acidaminococcales bacterium genome window above contains:
- a CDS encoding SDR family oxidoreductase; the encoded protein is MKGYVDNNVGMHRVGTAEDIANAVLFFASDSSNYITAQVLGVDGGYIL